From the genome of Haloarcula taiwanensis:
CGAGCGGCTTGTCGCCTGGGCCAGTTCGAACTCGGGGTGGCCATCGAGCAGGCGGAGCAGTTCCCCGCCCGTGAAGCCGGAGCCGCCGACGACGCTTGCCGTGTAGGTCACGCGAGCCACCTCCAGTGGCGAGCGTGATGTCGCTGGTCGCAGCCCGCGGTGCGAAGCGAGCTGGAACGTCCAGCGGAAGTCATGCCGTCACCTCGGCGTCAGCCTCGGTCGCCGCCTTGGTTTCGAGCCAGTCGACGACCTTCGCGGGCACGTCCACGTCCGTGACCTCGTTCAGCGCCTTGAACTCGACTGTGTGGTTCACCTCGTGGACGGTGTAGTCGTCGAACTCGCGCGCTCGCGGCTGGTCGGCCTCGCTCTCCGCTACCCCGACCTCCATCAGGTCGATACCCAGCAGGCCGCCACCGACGGCGTCGGAGGCCTTCTCGACCAGTTCCAGCGCGCGGTCGTCCAGTTCGAACTCGGCGGTCTCTGCGCCCTTGGCGGCGTTGGTGAGCCAGTGGTCCGAGGAGCGGACCATCGCCGCGATGGGCTCGCCGTCGACGGCCAGCACGCGCATGTCGCGGCCGGGCTTTTCGACGAACTCCTGCACGTAGAATATCTTGTGCTCGTAGTGGCCGAGCGTCTCCTTGTGTTCGAGGATGGCCTCGGCGGCCGAGCGCGAGTCGATCTTCGCCATCAGGCGGCCCCAGGAGCCGACGACCGGCTTGAGGACGCAGGGGTAGCCGAACTTCTCGATTGACTCCAGCGCGGCGTCCTTGGTAAAGGCCACGTCGGTGTTGGGCGTCGGCACGCCCGCGGCCTCCAGCGCGAGGCTGTTGTTGACCTTGTCCGCACATGTGTCGGCGACCTCGGGGCCGTTGACGACCGGCACGCCGTAGGCCTGTGCGAACTTCGTCGCGTACACGCTGCGGCTGGTCGCCAGACAGCGGTCGACGACGATGTCCAGATCCTCGAAGGCCTCGGGGGCCTCGTGGATGTTGAACTGCTGTTTGCGAACGTCTATCTTCTCGATTTCGTGGTCGCGCTCGCGCAGTTCCGACAGGAGCAACTTCTCGTCCCGGCGGATACGCGAGTAGAGGAGTCCGACTTTCATACTGAGTCCTCCGTGGGTTCGCGGCTCGCGGCGTCGAGCGCCACGGTCACGTACGGCGTCGAGCGCCGCGCCACCGCGAACACCTCACTCACCCCAGTCCTCTTCGAGCTCGGGTGCGCTGTCGAGCTCGACGGGGTCGGCGCCGACGACTTCCAGTTCGGCACCGCAGGTGGCACAGTCAACGATCTCTCCGACTTCGAGGTTGTCGTGCAGGGACACGTCCGCCCCACACTCGATGCATTCTGCCATTGTAGTTCATCCTGTGACAGGGACACACTTAAAGCCTTCGAACATATCAGAATATTGAATTAGACATACCACGCTCTAATGGTATCAAAGCCCCATATCCGCCACGTCTCTGAGTTGTATATCAGAATTATGGTATAATTGTCCCACGAGGGGACGGTGGTCGCTCAGACATATCGGTCCACCTCCGTCTGGCGGCGGTCAGCCGCCTGTGAAACCGCCTGCCGGCGGGCAGTCAGTGCCTCGCTGTCGGCGGCGAGAGCGTCCTCAGCCACCGACACCTGCTCGACAACGGCGTCGGGATCCGGCCCGCCGCGAGAGTCCCGCATGGCGACACTTTCGGCGGGGTCGAGTGCGGCCACCAGCGCGTCGCGGTCAACGTAGGCTGACAGCGGCTCGCCCAGCACGTCCTCGGCGACGGCCGACAGCGCCGCGTAGTCGGGCGCGTCCTCGTCGGCCGCCA
Proteins encoded in this window:
- a CDS encoding lysine biosynthesis enzyme LysX codes for the protein MKVGLLYSRIRRDEKLLLSELRERDHEIEKIDVRKQQFNIHEAPEAFEDLDIVVDRCLATSRSVYATKFAQAYGVPVVNGPEVADTCADKVNNSLALEAAGVPTPNTDVAFTKDAALESIEKFGYPCVLKPVVGSWGRLMAKIDSRSAAEAILEHKETLGHYEHKIFYVQEFVEKPGRDMRVLAVDGEPIAAMVRSSDHWLTNAAKGAETAEFELDDRALELVEKASDAVGGGLLGIDLMEVGVAESEADQPRAREFDDYTVHEVNHTVEFKALNEVTDVDVPAKVVDWLETKAATEADAEVTA
- a CDS encoding lysine biosynthesis protein LysW, producing the protein MAECIECGADVSLHDNLEVGEIVDCATCGAELEVVGADPVELDSAPELEEDWGE